ataagaaaaccATGCACAATGTTCTCACCAACGAGATTACCTTTACTCACAAGGCTAAAAAGTTTGTTCTTCATCCTCTTTTGCCATCACAAGTGACTGAGGATCAacttcaaatgaagaaaaaaagaaaaaaagagaaagatgaggacaaaaaaaaagtcctcaaaaagtccaaaagctaaataaagatagatttcctaagaaaaggaagtctaaacttagccctcgaggtgatggtccctaTAAAGTGCTAAAAGAGTCAATGATAATGCATATAGGCTGGAGTTGCTTGAGGAATATGATGtacatgccacctttaatgttgctgacttaataccttttgcaggtggtacagatgatgaggcagaaattttagatttgaggacaaatccttctcaagagggagtggatgatgagatgcctctaaccaagggacccacaacaagagcaatggctaggaggatacaagaggaatgggcctccaatgcacatataaggcccaagatgaactttacatgggccaaggaagatgtgaagacctagaataaaactctttgtttgtaaatattagaatagggtttatttttgggctttgtattttgagcctagtagaatagggttttctttgggccatgtattgggccttagaggaaattgggctttagaagtaattttggaccaaaaaagGGAATTGGGctaaatgggccaagagtagtgtgtctactctagaaaagcctagaagcttctcaaacttgctctccaaggatgagagttagcttcccatatggcaagacaagtgtggcttgcttaggtggcaagtcacacctcgcacatgctcctttttggctccaaaattcaactttctagactcctttttccctccactttttggagactccttggtctcattttagcctataaatagagagcttaggacccttgtattttcattcatgaatatagtagagaaactttgttgagatgactccagactcctctctttttgtgaatcaacttaggctagagttctccttcttggtttcctctagcctccttccttgagtgttggcccaacctcacttgagagcttctccaaacaccattgccgCACCACTTCTCCTTTCATCTTCTAACTTTCGCACtttcatccttctccatggaagcttcatcTATTCTGCATGGCTTCTCCTTAGCTTCCTTattcttgaagatggactcatcaaaCATACTTATGAATTAGAAGACTACACAAAAAAGTAAGAGCACTTCAGATAATAACAACTAATGAAAAATTCAAcatatatctattattattttacctttATTTCCATATCTGTCATACTTTTACtattactaaaaattattaaatagaccTACTAACATTTCAGGTAAAAAAAATCATGGTTCTACCTCCATTGCAGTTAGAATTGAATGTAGTGCAGTTGAAAtcaatgatatttaaaatttggaCAAAATCAATACTAACAACACATGTATCAATCGAaagtaatattatttgattGACAACCACCACAATAATACTGATATTGGTGTTGGAGTGATGTAGtacaaaatatgatatttagttACTTTATTCTTAGATCAAAAAGTATGCATCCACATGAATAATACATCACTTTATataccaaaatttaatttgaaactaCATGAATAATATATCACTAAAAAATGCTAACTAGAAGTAGTAACATGTCAAGCTAACAAACTTATCTTAGTATTTCAAATCCAACAACAATTCAATTTTCTACAATTCAAGtcaatcataattaaaatgtGGCACAAAATTAAATCAAGAAGTCAGGtacaaaatcatatataatcaatttatatttgatatttatataaaggcttaaataatgatttagtCATAGTTTTCGtttagttttttcaatttggtcatacgttttattttgtttttaatttagtcctaatattcgtcaattttatttaatttggtcatttttgctaacaccgttaaaatagttaatggGTTGTGAACAGTAATTGCCACaggtcattttgtgattttttaacttttttaatttttttatttaaaaaaatgtccatGTGTTAAGCTCATATCATGCCACGTGTTATTTTGTGatctttttaatttgtaatttttttatttaaaaaaaataccacGTGTCAAGCCAATATCATGCCATGTACCAGggttagttttttatattcaatttggtcctaatattcataattttttttttcaatttggtcctaatttttttaatttaacatttttgttcctcttcaaattgagacaaaacttaatttgtatataaatgttatatggatattattattaaaattcatatttttatcaaatatttttaatttggagttagagttggtttaaaattatctcttaaaaatttaaaagtgggGAATAACACaattaatttaagtatttttaatcttttaaaattttaaattaatggtgttattgcctactttgaaaattttcattttaattttaaaccaactctaaccttaaattaaattaaaaaaaattaggaccaaattgaaaaaaaatttacgaatattaggaccaaattgaatataaaaaactaatcctgacacgtgacatgataTTGGCTTGacacatgatttttttttaaataaatttttttaaattttaaaataaattcaaaaacaaaattagaaaattaaaaaaaaaaagaaaaatcacaaaatgacaagTGGCATGATATAAGCTTGACATATggactttttttaaaaaataattttttttaaaattaaaaaaataaaaaaattacaaaatgacacgtgacaattaTTGTTCACAATccattaactattttaacggtgttagtgaaaatgaacaaattgaataaatctgacgaatattaggaccaaattgaaaacaaaataaaagtagaaccaaattgaaaaaactgAATGAAAACTAAGactaaatcattatttaagccTTATATAAATGTTGAATTGAGTTCATTAAGTTATACATATACTTACAAGTATGGTTCAAACTGCTTAtagtggaagaagaaaaaggaaatttaCTAATACATGACACCTATTGAATAGAATTAGTAACATGTTAGGTAAACAAAGTGTTGGTAGCACCTCCAGTCCACCTTCAATCGAGTCTTGTGCATAttctaaaattgttaatttttgtgaTGTTGACAACAATCAAAGATCTGCTAAGTTTTTCTATTAACAAAATTACgttaagaaaaaggaaattacattaattttgtaGTAAGGATGCCATCATATCTATTTCAAAGACATTGGATTTTGACACTACTTCTAATCAACATGGAAATCATGGTAATCAATAATGGTTTATTTTAAAGACTTCAattataatgtttataatttaatgCCCCTGCAACTTTTCAACGATGCATGGTAagcattttttatgaattgCTAGAAACTTGCATGGAAGTTTTTTGGACGATTTTACGGTGTTTGAATCCTCATTTGGTAATTGCTTGTCAAATCTGGAAAAAGTTTTGGAAAAGTGTATTGAGACTGATTGGgtgttgaattttgaaaaatgtggTCAAAGAAGGGGTAGTGTTAGGGCACATCATTTTTTAGAAAGAGCTACAAATAGATAAATCAAAGATAGATGTTATTTCTACTCTGCCTTCCCCCTCTACTATCAGGGAAAATTGTTCTGTTTTGGGACATGTAGGTTTTTACAAGCGGTTCATTCTGAATTTTAGTAATATAGTTGTGCCATTGTCTAGACTACTCTAGAAAGatattgtgtttgtgtttgttaagGACTAGAAGGAAGCATCTCATGAACTTAAGAGGAGACTCACAACCGCACTAATTCTTCCACCTCCAAATTGGGAACTCCCATTTGAATTAATGTGTGACGCATCAGACTTTGCATTGGAAGTTGTTCTGTCACAAAAATCTTGAAGGTTCCTCATGTGTTTGCTTATGCGTCCAACAACAACGGAGAAAGAGTTGTTAGCTATCATCTTTTCTTTGGACAAGTACAGGCCTTATTtgttgagataaaaaatagtcATACATAGACCATTTTGCActtaaattttgatgaaaaaggCTGATTCAAAACCCAAACTTATGAGATGGCTATTGTTGATGCAAGAGTTTGACATAGAAATCAAAGACAGATTTGGGACGCTAAATCAAGTGGCTGATCACTTAAGCAGAATAGAAGGGAAGAAAAGTGCATTGccaattaatgaaaaattccTTGAGGTTTTTTTCTCTATTACAACTACGCTTCCTTGGTACGGTGATTTggttaactatttggttgttgaTATGTTTCCTTCCTGTGCATCTAAACACCAATTTTATAAACTCAAAGTTGATGCTAAACACTATGTTTAAGAAGAACCTTGTTTATGGAAATTCTACAGTGATGGAGTTATTAGAAGGTATATGCCAGATGGAGAGATTTTAGATGTTTTAAAAGGATGTCATGACACTGTAACATGTGGTCATTTTGGTCCAACTCAGATAGCTCGGAAGGTGTTAGATAGTGGCTTCTTTTGGCCCATGTTATTCAAAGATGCCTATAAATTTGTCAAGAGTTGTGAGATTTGTCAAAAGGCTGGAGGAAACATCACAGAAAGGAATGAAGTGCCTTTGCAAAACATAATCCCCTGCAAAATTTTTGATGTATGGGGCATTGACTTCATGGGACCCTTACCAAATTCTGCTAGGTATTCCTATATTCTGTTAGCAGTTGACTATGTATCCAGATGGGTTGAAGCCAAGGCCACAAAAGCAAATGATGCCATAACAGTCTCACAATTTCTAAAGATCAACATCTTCTACAAGTTTGGTGTACCAAAGGCGATAATCAATGATCAAGGCACCCACTTTTGTAATTAGATGATTGCAACACTTTTCACTAAATACAGAGTCACTCACAAAGTCTTCACTCCTTGCCATCTGCAAACAAATGGCCAGGCAGAAGTTTTCAATAGAGAAGTGAAGAAGTTGCTGCAAAAGTTAGTTCAACCCAACAGAAAAAATTGAAGCCAACTGGTGGATGAACTCTAGGCACAGAGAACAACATATCACACACCTTAAGGAATGTCTCCCTTCTAAGTAGTTTTTGGCAAAGCATGCCATCTGCGCATGGAAATAGAACACAAAACTTTTTGGGCTGTGAAAAAATGCAATCTGGATTACAATGAAGCAGGGAAGAAAAGAATATTACAACTCCAAGAGTTAGATGAAATAAGATTGGAAGCCTATAAAAATTCaagaatatataaagaaaaggtGAAGAAATTTCATGATATGAAGACTCTTAGGAACGAGTTCACATTTGGGCAAAAGGTTCTCCTCTATAATTCCAAAATGAAACTTATTGCTGGCAAAATAAGATCCAAATGGGAAGGTTCCTACACTATTGTCAAAGTATTTCCCCATGGAGCGgtagaaataaaaaaaccagAGATTGAGAAGAGTTCCAAAGTTAATGGCCATCAATTGAAGATCTTTCATGAAAAGCAACCATCAGACTTTGAGAAGAGCACAATGCCCTTCAAGGAACCTGTCATGGAAGAACAACCACCATAAATGAGCTTTTTGAACCCTTTCTTTGgacatttttgtctttatttttgtgtttcttttctttttgaataaaGTATGTGAATCTCACCCATCTCTTTCACACATTGAGGACAATGTGCCTCTTAAATGTGGGGGTAGGAGGTTGAGCTGAGCATCATGTTTGTGTGCATTTGTTTCTGTTTGCTATCATCTGTtctctattatttttctattgctGCCAACTATTTTCTGATTATGTTTCCAATTCTGCTTTTGCTTCTGTTTATTTTActgtttatgtttttgttttctgtttcaGTTTAcattttgttgtttattgttGTCTGTTCTAGTTAAATGttcttccatattttcagtttttatttatgttttgctGCTGTTTTGAGAATAATTTTGTTGTCTGTGTGTGCTGTTTTgttctgattttgaaaattttgaaggtttgtaaataaaatgctagaaattttttctgttttgctgagttttattatttgaagCTCTGAAAGATAAAGTTTGCTTGCTAGGATTAGTTAGCGTTGGTAGAATTGCTTAGATTGTTTGATGAATCACTTTTAGAATCAGTCTTGTAAATATTTTGctttgtgagtcttgagccttcaATTCTTTGTTGTGTGTGATTGCATCTAGGCTAGTACATTTAAGAATTTGTGCAGTTTCTTCTTGATATAGTTGAACTGTGTGATacttttttatgtgattcaggCCTCCTTCATTACTAGTCCACTAGCCAAATAGCCCACCCATTCATACATATTCCATTGCTCCTTTATCTTGAGCTTGCAACCTTTCCTTGTTCACTAACCCATTCAAAGCCAAAAAAAAGGTCTGataaaccaaagaaaaaaaatacccGATTAGAGTCTTGTGAGGGGTTGTTTGAGGATTGGAATTGTTTTAGGAACTTAAGTGTGGGGGTGTGTTGGCTATAACAATGGCTGAACttaaaaagatagaaaaaaatgaaaagaaacgaagaaaaaaaaattcttgggttgatgttgaaaaaaaaatgatgaaaatcataaaaaaagataagaaaagaaatGTGGGAAAGTCTGGAAaaataggaaagaaaaaaaagtatgtaGTTCAGCCTAGAATAAAACGCCCTGCACCATGCACCCTGCATTTATCTTCACTATTTTCCCCAACATTCTCACAATTATCTGATTTTAACCTTCTTTTCCATTCATTTAGCCTACTTTCACCCTATTCCCATTTTAACCTTGAATAAAGTCCTGATGATCTCCAGTGTTCTTGCTATTTCAGTGGTTAATACTACAA
This portion of the Vigna unguiculata cultivar IT97K-499-35 chromosome 6, ASM411807v1, whole genome shotgun sequence genome encodes:
- the LOC114187806 gene encoding uncharacterized protein LOC114187806, translating into MEIEHKTFWAVKKCNLDYNEAGKKRILQLQELDEIRLEAYKNSRIYKEKVKKFHDMKTLRNEFTFGQKVLLYNSKMKLIAGKIRSKWEGSYTIVKVFPHGAVEIKKPEIEKSSKVNGHQLKIFHEKQPSDFEKSTMPFKEPVMEEQPP